The following proteins are encoded in a genomic region of Astatotilapia calliptera chromosome 22, fAstCal1.2, whole genome shotgun sequence:
- the col9a1c gene encoding collagen alpha-1(IX) chain isoform X1 — translation MALKVSGLRRAFIWVGFSPGSRKQPCHLLMSAYSPICVALLSFLLTPAFGQLDLNRLDGDSVCPPIRSGQDDLPGFDLITQFQLDVIPLKGVRKVDGSTNLQVAYRLDKEANFQIPTILNFPRGFPDEYSFMTTFRMIKNTMSKVWNIWQIVDEDGYKQAGLRLNGDEQALEYFLTGPDGNLQTVTFPGLSVLFNTKWHKVMIGVEHDQVTLYVDCQPVDQKPIKGKGSINTEGDTLIGRLDADPNASVVFELQWMLIHCDPKRAQRESCNELPPSEMYANAEPEKSIPGPPGTPGPEGPRGPAGENGRDGRDGLPGPPGSPGAPGSKGEQGEIGLPGQRGLPGLPGPAGSAGPMGPRGPVGERGLPGFPGPPGPAGPAREGPPGPPGKPGTPGDEGNIGPEGPPGPRGGPGVPGPPGPPGPPGRVGPPGASNEGSGEACPAACPAGPQGLPGLPGMKGHKGLDGVPGKDGVPGEKGESGKQGPQGPPGHMGDDGQRGPIGVPGTAGEKGDRGPPGFNGVPGPTGPPGAPGVEGMRGRPGLPGPKGEDGAMGAQGSQGPPGEKGDTGGPGNNGLDGSPGVDGAKGEPGTPGAVGVRGIVGIPGLPGKSGVAGTPGEKGSTGAEGPVGPAGLPGKTGGPGKDGADGKPGDKGATGQTGKQGPVGPAGPPGIQGEKGAKGNPGAKGLKGHTGHKGDLGPVGPVGPKGSQGDRGMQGDPGIKGDQGPPGVHGIKGERGEKGQRGVTGADGRPGQPGHEGLTGPMGARGLEGESGLPGAPGPRGLPGPKVSDEKLREMCSAVVEEQLAEFMKELSKKPAAIGAPGTPGPAGLPGLPGPAGAAGAAGAPGPMGPKGPPGYFGLPGAPGQKGDAGERGDKGDRGEDGVGIKGSQGAPGAPGATGAPGIGKDGRNGDRGETGSPGIPGPVGPRGLPGSPGFCDPSTCIGRHPPLYMVGGKKSIGYKNP, via the exons ATGGCCCTCAAAGTCTCCGGTTTGAGGAG ggccttcatctgggtcGGATTTTCTCCAGGATCCAG aaagcAACCGTGCCATCTATTGATGTCGGCTTACTCCCCCATCTGTGTGGCTCTTCTGTCCTTCCTCCTCACTCCAGCTTTTGGTC AACTGGACCTGAACAGACTGGATGGAGATTCTGTCTGCCCGCCAATAAGAAGTGGCCAAGATGACCTTCCAG GGTTTGATCTGATCACTCAGTTCCAGCTGGATGTTATTCCCCTGAAAGGTGTGAGGAAAGTGGATGGCTCCACAAACCTCCAGGTGGCCTACCGCCTCGACAAAGAGGCCAACTTCCAAATTCCAACTAT ACTCAACTTTCCTCGTGGCTTCCCAGATGAGTACTCCTTCATGACGACCTTCCGCATGATCAAGAACACCATGAGCAAGGTGTGGAACATCTGGCAAATAGTTGATGAAGATGGCTACAAGCAGGCCGGATTACGCCTGAATGGCGACGAGCAGGCTCTGGAGTACTTCCTGACAGGCCCCGATGGAAATCTGCAGACAGTCACATTCCCCGGCCTTTCTGTGCTCTTTAACACAAAGTGGCATAAGGTGATGATTGGCGTAGAGCACGACCAGGTCACGCTGTATGTGGATTGCCAGCCTGTTGATCAGAAACCCATCAAAGGCAAAGGCTCCATCAACACAGAGGGAGACACTCTTATTGGCAGGCTGGATGCTGATCCCAACGCCTCCGTAGTG TTTGAGCTCCAGTGGATGCTGATACATTGCGACCCAAAGAGAGCCCAGAGAGAAAGCTGCAATGAGCTGCCTCCCTCTGAG ATGTATGCCAATGCTGag CCTGAAAAATCAATCCCAGGCCCCCCAGGTACCCCTGGCCCAGAGGGCCCCCGAGGGCCAGCAGGAGAAAATGGCAGAGATGGAAGAGAT GGTCTTCCAGGGCCTCCTGGCAGTCCTGGCGCTCCT GGCAGCAAAGGAGAGCAGGGGGAGATCGGTCTTCCTGGACAGAGAGGCCTGCCTGGTCTTCCAGGACCTGCT GGTTCAGCTGGTCCAATGGGTCCCAGAGGGCCTGTAGGAGAGAGA GGACTTCCTGGCTTTCCTGGACCTCCAGGTCCTGCT GGTCCAGCAAGAGAAGGACCTCCT GGACCTCCTGGAAAACCAGGAACCCCAGGAGATGAGGGGAACATTGGACCAGAG GGTCCACCTGGGCCTAGAGGAGGACCTGGGGTTCCAGGGCCTCCTGGCCCTCCTGGCCCACCAGGGCGTGTG GGACCGCCCGGTGCCAGCAATGAGGGAAGTGGGGAAGCT TGTCCTGCTGCCTGCCCTGCTGGACCCCAGGGGCTGCCTGGGCTACCAGGGATGAAG GGACACAAAGGTCTGGATGGTGTGCCTGGAAAGGACGGCGTTCCTGGAGAGAAG GGGGAATCAGGAAAGCAGGGTCCTCAAGGACCACCAGGTCACATGGGAGATGAT GGACAAAGAGGACCCATCGGAGTCCCTGGAACCGCAGGAGAGAAGGGAGACAGA GGCCCACCTGGCTTCAACGGTGTCCCAGGACCCACTGGTCCTCCTGGAGCTCCT GGTGTGGAGGGAATGCGTGGACGTCCGGGTTTGCCGGGGCCTAAAGGCGAAGAT GGAGCCATGGGAGCTCAGGGATCACAGGGTCCTCCAGGGGAAAAAGGAGATACT GGAGGGCCTGGAAATAATGGCTTAGATGGAAGTCCTGGAGTTGATGGCGCCAAG GGAGAGCCCGGCACTCCTGGAGCTGTTGGTGTCAGGGGGATTGTGGGTATTCCA GGTCTGCCAGGGAAGTCGGGAGTAGCTGGAACCCCTGGTGAAAAG GGCAGCACTGGTGCAGAGGGACCTGTCGGACCAGCTGGACTTCCTGGAAAAACT GGTGGGCCTGGAAAAGATGGAGCAGACGGAAAACCTGGAGATAAAGGAGCAACT GgtcaaacaggaaaacaagGACCAGTTGGGCCTGCAGGTCCACCAGGAATCCAG GGTGAGAAAGGAGCTAAAGGTAACCCCGGCGCCAAAGGACTGAAGGGCCATACTGGGCACAAAGGTGATCTG GGACCTGTTGGACCAGTAGGACCGAAAGGAAGTCAG GGGGACAGAGGAATGCAAGGAGATCCTGGGATAAAGGGAGACCAG gGCCCTCCTGGTGTTCATGGAATCAAAGGAGAG CGTGGGGAGAAGGGCCAAAGAGGAGTTACAGGAGCCGATGGCAGACCAGGCCAGCCAGGACACGAGGGTTTGACGGGTCCAATGGGAGCTCGAGGGCTGGAAGGAGAGTCGGGCCTTCCCGGAGCACCAGGCCCGAGAGGTCTACCT GGGCCAAAAGTGAGTGACGAGAAGCTTCGGGAAATGTGTTCAGCTGTTGTTGAAG AGCAATTAGCTGAATTTATGAAAGAACTCTCAAAAAAGCCAGCAGCCATTGGTGCCCCTGGTACTCCTGGACCTGCAGGTCTTCCTGGACTCCCTGGACCAGCTGGAGctgcaggagcagcaggagctcCAGGCCCAATGGGTCCCAAAGGGCCTCCAGGCTACTTTGGACTTCCAGGCGCACCAGGACAAAAAG GTGATGCCGGGGAGAGGGGAGACAAGGGAGACAGGGGAGAGGATGGTGTGGGAATCAAAGGAAGCCAAGGCGCACCAGGTGCACCAG GTGCAACCGGCGCCCCCGGCATTGGAAAGGATGGTAGAAACGGAGACCGTGGTGAGACAGGTAGTCCTGGTATCCCTGGACCTGTTGGTCCAAGGGGGCTCCCAGGGTCTCCTGGCTTTTGTGACCCATCAACCTGTATAGGCAGACATCCTCCACTTTATATGGTTGGTGGGAAGAAATCCATTGGCTACAAAAACCCATGA
- the col9a1c gene encoding collagen alpha-1(IX) chain isoform X2: protein MALKVSGLRRAFIWVGFSPGSRKQPCHLLMSAYSPICVALLSFLLTPAFGQLDLNRLDGDSVCPPIRSGQDDLPGFDLITQFQLDVIPLKGVRKVDGSTNLQVAYRLDKEANFQIPTILNFPRGFPDEYSFMTTFRMIKNTMSKVWNIWQIVDEDGYKQAGLRLNGDEQALEYFLTGPDGNLQTVTFPGLSVLFNTKWHKVMIGVEHDQVTLYVDCQPVDQKPIKGKGSINTEGDTLIGRLDADPNASVVFELQWMLIHCDPKRAQRESCNELPPSEPEKSIPGPPGTPGPEGPRGPAGENGRDGRDGLPGPPGSPGAPGSKGEQGEIGLPGQRGLPGLPGPAGSAGPMGPRGPVGERGLPGFPGPPGPAGPAREGPPGPPGKPGTPGDEGNIGPEGPPGPRGGPGVPGPPGPPGPPGRVGPPGASNEGSGEACPAACPAGPQGLPGLPGMKGHKGLDGVPGKDGVPGEKGESGKQGPQGPPGHMGDDGQRGPIGVPGTAGEKGDRGPPGFNGVPGPTGPPGAPGVEGMRGRPGLPGPKGEDGAMGAQGSQGPPGEKGDTGGPGNNGLDGSPGVDGAKGEPGTPGAVGVRGIVGIPGLPGKSGVAGTPGEKGSTGAEGPVGPAGLPGKTGGPGKDGADGKPGDKGATGQTGKQGPVGPAGPPGIQGEKGAKGNPGAKGLKGHTGHKGDLGPVGPVGPKGSQGDRGMQGDPGIKGDQGPPGVHGIKGERGEKGQRGVTGADGRPGQPGHEGLTGPMGARGLEGESGLPGAPGPRGLPGPKVSDEKLREMCSAVVEEQLAEFMKELSKKPAAIGAPGTPGPAGLPGLPGPAGAAGAAGAPGPMGPKGPPGYFGLPGAPGQKGDAGERGDKGDRGEDGVGIKGSQGAPGAPGATGAPGIGKDGRNGDRGETGSPGIPGPVGPRGLPGSPGFCDPSTCIGRHPPLYMVGGKKSIGYKNP from the exons ATGGCCCTCAAAGTCTCCGGTTTGAGGAG ggccttcatctgggtcGGATTTTCTCCAGGATCCAG aaagcAACCGTGCCATCTATTGATGTCGGCTTACTCCCCCATCTGTGTGGCTCTTCTGTCCTTCCTCCTCACTCCAGCTTTTGGTC AACTGGACCTGAACAGACTGGATGGAGATTCTGTCTGCCCGCCAATAAGAAGTGGCCAAGATGACCTTCCAG GGTTTGATCTGATCACTCAGTTCCAGCTGGATGTTATTCCCCTGAAAGGTGTGAGGAAAGTGGATGGCTCCACAAACCTCCAGGTGGCCTACCGCCTCGACAAAGAGGCCAACTTCCAAATTCCAACTAT ACTCAACTTTCCTCGTGGCTTCCCAGATGAGTACTCCTTCATGACGACCTTCCGCATGATCAAGAACACCATGAGCAAGGTGTGGAACATCTGGCAAATAGTTGATGAAGATGGCTACAAGCAGGCCGGATTACGCCTGAATGGCGACGAGCAGGCTCTGGAGTACTTCCTGACAGGCCCCGATGGAAATCTGCAGACAGTCACATTCCCCGGCCTTTCTGTGCTCTTTAACACAAAGTGGCATAAGGTGATGATTGGCGTAGAGCACGACCAGGTCACGCTGTATGTGGATTGCCAGCCTGTTGATCAGAAACCCATCAAAGGCAAAGGCTCCATCAACACAGAGGGAGACACTCTTATTGGCAGGCTGGATGCTGATCCCAACGCCTCCGTAGTG TTTGAGCTCCAGTGGATGCTGATACATTGCGACCCAAAGAGAGCCCAGAGAGAAAGCTGCAATGAGCTGCCTCCCTCTGAG CCTGAAAAATCAATCCCAGGCCCCCCAGGTACCCCTGGCCCAGAGGGCCCCCGAGGGCCAGCAGGAGAAAATGGCAGAGATGGAAGAGAT GGTCTTCCAGGGCCTCCTGGCAGTCCTGGCGCTCCT GGCAGCAAAGGAGAGCAGGGGGAGATCGGTCTTCCTGGACAGAGAGGCCTGCCTGGTCTTCCAGGACCTGCT GGTTCAGCTGGTCCAATGGGTCCCAGAGGGCCTGTAGGAGAGAGA GGACTTCCTGGCTTTCCTGGACCTCCAGGTCCTGCT GGTCCAGCAAGAGAAGGACCTCCT GGACCTCCTGGAAAACCAGGAACCCCAGGAGATGAGGGGAACATTGGACCAGAG GGTCCACCTGGGCCTAGAGGAGGACCTGGGGTTCCAGGGCCTCCTGGCCCTCCTGGCCCACCAGGGCGTGTG GGACCGCCCGGTGCCAGCAATGAGGGAAGTGGGGAAGCT TGTCCTGCTGCCTGCCCTGCTGGACCCCAGGGGCTGCCTGGGCTACCAGGGATGAAG GGACACAAAGGTCTGGATGGTGTGCCTGGAAAGGACGGCGTTCCTGGAGAGAAG GGGGAATCAGGAAAGCAGGGTCCTCAAGGACCACCAGGTCACATGGGAGATGAT GGACAAAGAGGACCCATCGGAGTCCCTGGAACCGCAGGAGAGAAGGGAGACAGA GGCCCACCTGGCTTCAACGGTGTCCCAGGACCCACTGGTCCTCCTGGAGCTCCT GGTGTGGAGGGAATGCGTGGACGTCCGGGTTTGCCGGGGCCTAAAGGCGAAGAT GGAGCCATGGGAGCTCAGGGATCACAGGGTCCTCCAGGGGAAAAAGGAGATACT GGAGGGCCTGGAAATAATGGCTTAGATGGAAGTCCTGGAGTTGATGGCGCCAAG GGAGAGCCCGGCACTCCTGGAGCTGTTGGTGTCAGGGGGATTGTGGGTATTCCA GGTCTGCCAGGGAAGTCGGGAGTAGCTGGAACCCCTGGTGAAAAG GGCAGCACTGGTGCAGAGGGACCTGTCGGACCAGCTGGACTTCCTGGAAAAACT GGTGGGCCTGGAAAAGATGGAGCAGACGGAAAACCTGGAGATAAAGGAGCAACT GgtcaaacaggaaaacaagGACCAGTTGGGCCTGCAGGTCCACCAGGAATCCAG GGTGAGAAAGGAGCTAAAGGTAACCCCGGCGCCAAAGGACTGAAGGGCCATACTGGGCACAAAGGTGATCTG GGACCTGTTGGACCAGTAGGACCGAAAGGAAGTCAG GGGGACAGAGGAATGCAAGGAGATCCTGGGATAAAGGGAGACCAG gGCCCTCCTGGTGTTCATGGAATCAAAGGAGAG CGTGGGGAGAAGGGCCAAAGAGGAGTTACAGGAGCCGATGGCAGACCAGGCCAGCCAGGACACGAGGGTTTGACGGGTCCAATGGGAGCTCGAGGGCTGGAAGGAGAGTCGGGCCTTCCCGGAGCACCAGGCCCGAGAGGTCTACCT GGGCCAAAAGTGAGTGACGAGAAGCTTCGGGAAATGTGTTCAGCTGTTGTTGAAG AGCAATTAGCTGAATTTATGAAAGAACTCTCAAAAAAGCCAGCAGCCATTGGTGCCCCTGGTACTCCTGGACCTGCAGGTCTTCCTGGACTCCCTGGACCAGCTGGAGctgcaggagcagcaggagctcCAGGCCCAATGGGTCCCAAAGGGCCTCCAGGCTACTTTGGACTTCCAGGCGCACCAGGACAAAAAG GTGATGCCGGGGAGAGGGGAGACAAGGGAGACAGGGGAGAGGATGGTGTGGGAATCAAAGGAAGCCAAGGCGCACCAGGTGCACCAG GTGCAACCGGCGCCCCCGGCATTGGAAAGGATGGTAGAAACGGAGACCGTGGTGAGACAGGTAGTCCTGGTATCCCTGGACCTGTTGGTCCAAGGGGGCTCCCAGGGTCTCCTGGCTTTTGTGACCCATCAACCTGTATAGGCAGACATCCTCCACTTTATATGGTTGGTGGGAAGAAATCCATTGGCTACAAAAACCCATGA
- the col9a1c gene encoding collagen alpha-1(IX) chain isoform X3, whose translation MALKVSGLRRKQPCHLLMSAYSPICVALLSFLLTPAFGQLDLNRLDGDSVCPPIRSGQDDLPGFDLITQFQLDVIPLKGVRKVDGSTNLQVAYRLDKEANFQIPTILNFPRGFPDEYSFMTTFRMIKNTMSKVWNIWQIVDEDGYKQAGLRLNGDEQALEYFLTGPDGNLQTVTFPGLSVLFNTKWHKVMIGVEHDQVTLYVDCQPVDQKPIKGKGSINTEGDTLIGRLDADPNASVVFELQWMLIHCDPKRAQRESCNELPPSEMYANAEPEKSIPGPPGTPGPEGPRGPAGENGRDGRDGLPGPPGSPGAPGSKGEQGEIGLPGQRGLPGLPGPAGSAGPMGPRGPVGERGLPGFPGPPGPAGPAREGPPGPPGKPGTPGDEGNIGPEGPPGPRGGPGVPGPPGPPGPPGRVGPPGASNEGSGEACPAACPAGPQGLPGLPGMKGHKGLDGVPGKDGVPGEKGESGKQGPQGPPGHMGDDGQRGPIGVPGTAGEKGDRGPPGFNGVPGPTGPPGAPGVEGMRGRPGLPGPKGEDGAMGAQGSQGPPGEKGDTGGPGNNGLDGSPGVDGAKGEPGTPGAVGVRGIVGIPGLPGKSGVAGTPGEKGSTGAEGPVGPAGLPGKTGGPGKDGADGKPGDKGATGQTGKQGPVGPAGPPGIQGEKGAKGNPGAKGLKGHTGHKGDLGPVGPVGPKGSQGDRGMQGDPGIKGDQGPPGVHGIKGERGEKGQRGVTGADGRPGQPGHEGLTGPMGARGLEGESGLPGAPGPRGLPGPKVSDEKLREMCSAVVEEQLAEFMKELSKKPAAIGAPGTPGPAGLPGLPGPAGAAGAAGAPGPMGPKGPPGYFGLPGAPGQKGDAGERGDKGDRGEDGVGIKGSQGAPGAPGATGAPGIGKDGRNGDRGETGSPGIPGPVGPRGLPGSPGFCDPSTCIGRHPPLYMVGGKKSIGYKNP comes from the exons ATGGCCCTCAAAGTCTCCGGTTTGAGGAG aaagcAACCGTGCCATCTATTGATGTCGGCTTACTCCCCCATCTGTGTGGCTCTTCTGTCCTTCCTCCTCACTCCAGCTTTTGGTC AACTGGACCTGAACAGACTGGATGGAGATTCTGTCTGCCCGCCAATAAGAAGTGGCCAAGATGACCTTCCAG GGTTTGATCTGATCACTCAGTTCCAGCTGGATGTTATTCCCCTGAAAGGTGTGAGGAAAGTGGATGGCTCCACAAACCTCCAGGTGGCCTACCGCCTCGACAAAGAGGCCAACTTCCAAATTCCAACTAT ACTCAACTTTCCTCGTGGCTTCCCAGATGAGTACTCCTTCATGACGACCTTCCGCATGATCAAGAACACCATGAGCAAGGTGTGGAACATCTGGCAAATAGTTGATGAAGATGGCTACAAGCAGGCCGGATTACGCCTGAATGGCGACGAGCAGGCTCTGGAGTACTTCCTGACAGGCCCCGATGGAAATCTGCAGACAGTCACATTCCCCGGCCTTTCTGTGCTCTTTAACACAAAGTGGCATAAGGTGATGATTGGCGTAGAGCACGACCAGGTCACGCTGTATGTGGATTGCCAGCCTGTTGATCAGAAACCCATCAAAGGCAAAGGCTCCATCAACACAGAGGGAGACACTCTTATTGGCAGGCTGGATGCTGATCCCAACGCCTCCGTAGTG TTTGAGCTCCAGTGGATGCTGATACATTGCGACCCAAAGAGAGCCCAGAGAGAAAGCTGCAATGAGCTGCCTCCCTCTGAG ATGTATGCCAATGCTGag CCTGAAAAATCAATCCCAGGCCCCCCAGGTACCCCTGGCCCAGAGGGCCCCCGAGGGCCAGCAGGAGAAAATGGCAGAGATGGAAGAGAT GGTCTTCCAGGGCCTCCTGGCAGTCCTGGCGCTCCT GGCAGCAAAGGAGAGCAGGGGGAGATCGGTCTTCCTGGACAGAGAGGCCTGCCTGGTCTTCCAGGACCTGCT GGTTCAGCTGGTCCAATGGGTCCCAGAGGGCCTGTAGGAGAGAGA GGACTTCCTGGCTTTCCTGGACCTCCAGGTCCTGCT GGTCCAGCAAGAGAAGGACCTCCT GGACCTCCTGGAAAACCAGGAACCCCAGGAGATGAGGGGAACATTGGACCAGAG GGTCCACCTGGGCCTAGAGGAGGACCTGGGGTTCCAGGGCCTCCTGGCCCTCCTGGCCCACCAGGGCGTGTG GGACCGCCCGGTGCCAGCAATGAGGGAAGTGGGGAAGCT TGTCCTGCTGCCTGCCCTGCTGGACCCCAGGGGCTGCCTGGGCTACCAGGGATGAAG GGACACAAAGGTCTGGATGGTGTGCCTGGAAAGGACGGCGTTCCTGGAGAGAAG GGGGAATCAGGAAAGCAGGGTCCTCAAGGACCACCAGGTCACATGGGAGATGAT GGACAAAGAGGACCCATCGGAGTCCCTGGAACCGCAGGAGAGAAGGGAGACAGA GGCCCACCTGGCTTCAACGGTGTCCCAGGACCCACTGGTCCTCCTGGAGCTCCT GGTGTGGAGGGAATGCGTGGACGTCCGGGTTTGCCGGGGCCTAAAGGCGAAGAT GGAGCCATGGGAGCTCAGGGATCACAGGGTCCTCCAGGGGAAAAAGGAGATACT GGAGGGCCTGGAAATAATGGCTTAGATGGAAGTCCTGGAGTTGATGGCGCCAAG GGAGAGCCCGGCACTCCTGGAGCTGTTGGTGTCAGGGGGATTGTGGGTATTCCA GGTCTGCCAGGGAAGTCGGGAGTAGCTGGAACCCCTGGTGAAAAG GGCAGCACTGGTGCAGAGGGACCTGTCGGACCAGCTGGACTTCCTGGAAAAACT GGTGGGCCTGGAAAAGATGGAGCAGACGGAAAACCTGGAGATAAAGGAGCAACT GgtcaaacaggaaaacaagGACCAGTTGGGCCTGCAGGTCCACCAGGAATCCAG GGTGAGAAAGGAGCTAAAGGTAACCCCGGCGCCAAAGGACTGAAGGGCCATACTGGGCACAAAGGTGATCTG GGACCTGTTGGACCAGTAGGACCGAAAGGAAGTCAG GGGGACAGAGGAATGCAAGGAGATCCTGGGATAAAGGGAGACCAG gGCCCTCCTGGTGTTCATGGAATCAAAGGAGAG CGTGGGGAGAAGGGCCAAAGAGGAGTTACAGGAGCCGATGGCAGACCAGGCCAGCCAGGACACGAGGGTTTGACGGGTCCAATGGGAGCTCGAGGGCTGGAAGGAGAGTCGGGCCTTCCCGGAGCACCAGGCCCGAGAGGTCTACCT GGGCCAAAAGTGAGTGACGAGAAGCTTCGGGAAATGTGTTCAGCTGTTGTTGAAG AGCAATTAGCTGAATTTATGAAAGAACTCTCAAAAAAGCCAGCAGCCATTGGTGCCCCTGGTACTCCTGGACCTGCAGGTCTTCCTGGACTCCCTGGACCAGCTGGAGctgcaggagcagcaggagctcCAGGCCCAATGGGTCCCAAAGGGCCTCCAGGCTACTTTGGACTTCCAGGCGCACCAGGACAAAAAG GTGATGCCGGGGAGAGGGGAGACAAGGGAGACAGGGGAGAGGATGGTGTGGGAATCAAAGGAAGCCAAGGCGCACCAGGTGCACCAG GTGCAACCGGCGCCCCCGGCATTGGAAAGGATGGTAGAAACGGAGACCGTGGTGAGACAGGTAGTCCTGGTATCCCTGGACCTGTTGGTCCAAGGGGGCTCCCAGGGTCTCCTGGCTTTTGTGACCCATCAACCTGTATAGGCAGACATCCTCCACTTTATATGGTTGGTGGGAAGAAATCCATTGGCTACAAAAACCCATGA